GTCGTGCCATGCGGCATGAAGATAGACATTGAGTCTTTTGGCAATTATCGCTACGCCGATGTTTCGGTCGTGCCGCGCGAGAATATGGACTTGGAGAGCGACATTTTGAGCAATGCGGTTGTATTGTTTGAGGTTTCGTCAAAATCTACGGCGAATGTCGACAGAGGCGAAAAGTTTGATGAATACCAGACCTTGCCATCGCTGCGAGAGTATGTCTTGGTTTCAGCGGAGAAAGTGCAGGTGGAGCTTTTTCGGCGCAAGAGCCGCAACGAGTGGGATTATGTTGTCTTGGATGACAAGGCGATGAAGTTGGAACTGCAATCCATTGGCGCAACGCTCTCGCTGACGGACATCTACGAAGGCACAAAACTTTGAGAATGATGGGCA
This region of Chloroherpetonaceae bacterium genomic DNA includes:
- a CDS encoding Uma2 family endonuclease, giving the protein LTRKMTREEYLEFERHSQERYEYVNGELVKREMPKLKHELIIKNLIVLLEFLLKGKPFTVVPCGMKIDIESFGNYRYADVSVVPRENMDLESDILSNAVVLFEVSSKSTANVDRGEKFDEYQTLPSLREYVLVSAEKVQVELFRRKSRNEWDYVVLDDKAMKLELQSIGATLSLTDIYEGTKL